The following proteins are co-located in the Polystyrenella longa genome:
- a CDS encoding amidohydrolase family protein: MRAPLQSFVFLLLSISSSLLIGAEKQGDSDRLYLDQFRPTSQLKAKEHQLTRAKFPCVNVHTHPGKLTAEELVEMVDVMDAANIAVSVSLDGPAGREFPIHYRTLTESHPGRFAVFVRMDYQGDGLDDDLATWDVNQPGFGYRMADKLSEAVRLGATGLKLLKTLGLYLKDDNGKLLKPDDPRFDPVWQRAGELGVPVLWHCADPIAFFQPIDEHNERWEELYRHPDWSFYGEEFPAHQELIDARNRVIARHPDTQFICAHMADIPEDLEKLGAYLDQYPNMNVEIAARVSELGRQPYTARKFFMKYQDRILFGTDGVPPLTELNPHWRFLETRDEYFPYEDNDFPPQGFWNIYGLGLPDEVLKKVYFENPVRLIPAIKTDGEKVWSVSGMK; this comes from the coding sequence ATGAGAGCCCCTCTCCAGTCGTTTGTGTTCCTTCTACTGTCGATATCATCCAGTCTCTTGATTGGAGCCGAAAAGCAAGGAGATTCCGATCGCCTTTACCTCGATCAGTTTCGACCGACATCCCAGTTGAAGGCGAAAGAGCACCAGTTAACACGTGCAAAGTTTCCCTGCGTCAACGTGCATACGCATCCAGGGAAATTAACTGCGGAAGAACTCGTTGAAATGGTGGATGTGATGGACGCCGCGAACATCGCTGTTTCGGTCAGTCTGGATGGCCCCGCGGGACGAGAATTTCCAATTCATTACCGCACGCTTACAGAAAGCCATCCAGGACGATTTGCTGTTTTTGTTCGCATGGATTATCAGGGAGATGGGCTGGACGACGACCTTGCTACCTGGGATGTAAATCAGCCCGGGTTTGGCTATCGAATGGCTGACAAGCTGTCGGAAGCAGTGCGATTGGGGGCCACTGGTTTAAAACTGCTCAAAACATTAGGGCTTTATCTGAAAGATGATAACGGCAAGTTACTCAAACCTGACGACCCCCGTTTCGATCCGGTCTGGCAACGAGCGGGTGAATTGGGCGTGCCCGTGTTATGGCACTGCGCCGATCCAATCGCTTTCTTTCAACCGATCGATGAACACAACGAACGCTGGGAGGAATTGTACCGGCATCCCGACTGGAGCTTTTATGGCGAAGAGTTCCCCGCGCATCAGGAATTGATCGATGCCCGGAACCGCGTCATCGCCCGGCATCCTGATACCCAATTTATCTGTGCGCACATGGCCGACATTCCAGAAGACCTGGAAAAGTTGGGGGCATACCTCGATCAATATCCAAACATGAACGTGGAGATTGCAGCCCGTGTTTCTGAACTGGGGCGGCAACCTTATACGGCTCGCAAGTTCTTCATGAAATATCAGGATCGGATCTTGTTCGGAACTGATGGTGTTCCGCCACTAACCGAATTGAATCCTCACTGGCGTTTTCTGGAAACGCGAGACGAGTATTTCCCGTATGAGGACAACGACTTTCCTCCTCAGGGGTTCTGGAATATCTACGGGCTGGGTTTGCCGGATGAAGTCCTTAAGAAAGTTTATTTCGAAAACCCTGTTCGCTTAATACCTGCCATCAAAACGGATGGTGAAAAAGTCTGGTCAGTTTCTGGTATGAAATAG